The DNA sequence GAGTCCTTTAGCCTGTTTAAAGGAAAACTTACAAATAGCAGCGAGGCTTCTTTGAAACCTCTAGTGATTAAAAGTCCTTCCATCACACTCTCCCATGTCACATTTGGCTACTCAAAAGAGGATCAGATCTTATCAGACCTCTCGCTTGACCTCAAGCCAGGAGAAAAGGTTGGCCTTGTGGGCCATTCAGGGGCAGGAAAGTCAACATTGATCCATCTCTTACTCCGCTACTTCACCCCTGAAAAAGGGAGCATTCTCATCGACTCTCAAAATATCAATGAGGTTTCAGAAACATCCTTAAGGGAAAGCATTTCGGTTGTCCCTCAAGAAACCCTACTCTTTCATAGAAGCATCAAAGAAAATATTGCTTACAGTAAACCTGGAGCTTCCCATGATGAAATCATTCAAGCAGCCAAAAGGGCCAATATCTACCGGTTTATCGAAACCCTTCCAGAGGGGTTCGAGACTTTAGTAGGAGAAAGAGGGATCAAGCTTTCAGGAGGGCAAAGGCAACGGATTGCTATTGCCCGTGCATTCCTTAAAAAGGCCCCTATTCTGATTTTGGATGAGGCTACCTCACAGTTAGATAGTCGCGTAGAAAGGGAAATCCAAGAGAGCTTAGAGGAGCTGGTGCAAGAGAAAACTGTCATAGCGATCGCCCACCGCTTATCGACACTCAAGCAAATGGACCGGATCCTTTTCCTCGAAAAAGGAAGGATTCTTGAAGAAGGAACTCACGATACACTGATTCAAAACCCTGAAGGAGCTTACCATAACCTTTGGAACCTTCAAAACATGCCTCTTCTCAACGCTTAAAAAAACCACCTACGAAAACAGCTTTTGATAGGCGAGCTTGCCTAAAGAGGGGGAGCAAAACAGAGGGACCTTCTCAGGGCGGCGTAGCGCCCCATGCCAGAAAAAATCCTTAAAAAACCGGAGCCAGGTTCGAGGTCCCGAGCGATAAAAGAAGAGAAATTGTTCTCGACGGTTAAGCTCTTTTCCATACCAGCAGTTCATAGAAATCGAAGCATCTGGCGCATAGATATGGTGGAACCACCCTTTAGGGATGAATAGGTATTCCCCAGGACCGATTTCCCCTTTCCATATGTCCACCTTCCGAAACTTGGGAAATTTTTCAAAGTCTGGACTCACCGGATTTACCTGGGTCTTTGTAAAATTTTGGGGCAATGGGTAGAGATGTTTCGCCGCTTCGGGGGGAGCCAAAAAAACCTTTTTCTTCCCATCAATCTGGATGAGAAAATTATCATTGTAGTCATAGTGAAGGCCAGATTGAGTGTTCTTCCCGATCCATAGGTAGGTATAAATGGGGTCTTTAGGGGCCTCTTTAGGAAGCAGAGGTGAAAGATCGTAGTCGTCGGATAAACCTTCAAATGCCGTCATCTCTTGTTGAGCAAGGTAGCACCGATCGGTGGAAGACATAAAGTCAACCGCTTCTTTTAAGGTCATCTCCTTTGCATGCCCCTCGGAACCATGGAGGTAGGGAGAGAGTTGGTCTGGCAAATTATAGTTTAAGGTAACTTTGAGATCTCCAAAAGCCTCTTTAAAAAAGTTGGGGGACCATTTCTTAATAGCAGG is a window from the Candidatus Neptunochlamydia vexilliferae genome containing:
- a CDS encoding cupin-like domain-containing protein, whose amino-acid sequence is MKIERLKQFPEGRKAPCIITEGLDSWPAIKKWSPNFFKEAFGDLKVTLNYNLPDQLSPYLHGSEGHAKEMTLKEAVDFMSSTDRCYLAQQEMTAFEGLSDDYDLSPLLPKEAPKDPIYTYLWIGKNTQSGLHYDYNDNFLIQIDGKKKVFLAPPEAAKHLYPLPQNFTKTQVNPVSPDFEKFPKFRKVDIWKGEIGPGEYLFIPKGWFHHIYAPDASISMNCWYGKELNRREQFLFFYRSGPRTWLRFFKDFFWHGALRRPEKVPLFCSPSLGKLAYQKLFS